The genomic region GCGGCGTGCTGCTGGTCGGCCGCTGCGAGGCCTATCTGTGGGGCGTGACCGACCTCAAGTTGGTCATCGACCGGCTGACGGCCTACGCAGATGCTGGCGCCGATTGCCTTTACGCGCCGGGCCTGAAGAGCCGCGAGGACATCGCCGCGGTGGTGAAGGCTGTTGCACCCAAACCGTTCAACCTGTTGATCGGCGGCTCCGGGCTGTCATTGCAGGAAGCTGCCGATCTTGGCGTGCGCCGGATCAGCGTCGGCGGTTCACTCGCTCGCGCCGCCTGGGGCGGCTTCATGCGGGCCGCGAAGGAAATGGCGGAGAAGGGGACCTTCGCGGAGCTGGCGGGCGGCTATCCCGGCGGCGAGCTCAACAAGATGTTCAGCTAAGACAAACGAAAGCGGCAGGATGTGAATCCCGCCGCTGTCGCATATTGTTGCAATTCGTTACTTCGCGCCGTCAGCGGGTGCCGGCGTATCCGGGGCCGCCTTGCTCGGCGCGGCGCCCGTGGTCACGCCCGGTCCGGTGTTGGTGCGCGGCGTCACGTCGCGCATGCCGGGAGGTGCGGCCGGATTGGTAGCCGGTGCCTGCTGCGCTGTCTGCGTCGCCGGCGTGGTGCTGGCCTGGTTGCTGGTGCCGGTGTTGTTCAGGCCGTAGAATACGGCACCCAGCACCAAGGCGATTGCCACTGCGAACAGGGCTACTTTGCCGCTGGAGGCGGGGCCTTCGCCAAGCTCCGGGTCGACCTGAAGCTGGGCATCCCGTCGCGCCGCATTGCGATACTCATCATCGGCGAGATTCGGGCGGTACGGATCGTTGATAAAACGGTCGTCAGCCATCGATTGGTTCTCCTCGATTATTGCGGCGGGACAACCCGTGGATGCGAGATTCTGTTCCGCCCTCCTTAATGCTTTCGTCGCATGTTGCGCCCGCGGCGGGAATCGGGAACCTGTTCGCTGGGGAACCTGACGCGTAAGCTCCGCTGACGGAAGGGAACAAAGCGATGTGGAGCTTGCCGCCGAGCGAATATAGCGTGCTGCATCTGTTGTCGCTGGTTGCGGTCGCGGCGCAAGGCATGACCGCCGCGCTCGCTGCCGGCCGCCGCAGCATGGATTGGCTCGGCGTCTGCTTCCTCGGCTGCATCACGGCGCTCGGCGGCGGCACCTTGCGCGATCTCTTCCTGGGGCATTATCCGTTGGCCTGGGTGCAGAACCCCATCTACCTCGCACTGGCCGGAGGCGCCGCCTTCCTCACCATCCTGATGGCGCGCCTGGTGCACCGGCTGAAACTGGCCTTCATCGTGCTCGATGCCATCGGCCTCGTCGTCTTCACCATGACCGGCTGCGACATCGCCTGGCAGATGGATGCCACGCTGCCGATCGTCATCGTCTCCGGCATGGTGACCGGTTGCGCCGGCGGCGTGTTGCGCGACGTGCTCTGCAACGACGTGCCGCTGCTGTTCCGCTCCGAGCTCTACGCCAGCGTCTCGGTGGTGACGGGATTGTTCTATGCCACCGCGTTCGGTCTTAAGCTGAACGCCGAGCTCTGGACCATTTTGACATTCGTCCTCGGCATCAGCTTCCGCCTGCTGGCGGTGCGCTACAAATGGGAGATGCCGAAATTCGTCTTCACGGAAGAGGAGGAGCGGGAGCCTTGAGCTACGGCTCCTGCTTCCGCGCCCTCGCCACCTGCGCCGGCGTCACCAGCGGCGCGGCGTTGCCCCAGGAATTGCGGATGTAGTTCGTCACCGCCGCGATCTCTGCGTCGGACAGCTGGTTGGAATAGGCCGGCATCTCCCCGGTGTTGGGCGCGCGCGGGGTCGTCACGGTGTGGGCGCCGTCGAGGATGATGCGCAAGGTCGAGGACGGATTGACCGATTGCAGCAGCGCGTTGGCGGGCAGCGGCGGATAGATGCGCGGTGCGCCGGATCCGTCGGCCTCGTGGCAGGCGATGCAGAACTTGGCGTAGATGGCCTGGCCGGCCTTCATCTCGGCATCGTCAGGCGGCGTCACGATCGTCTCACGCCGTGCCGGCGGCAGGTTCTTCAGGTAAACCGCGATCGCGCGCACGTCGGCATCGCTCATCTTCGAAGTCGAATTGACGACCACCTCCGCCATCAGCCCGCTGGCATGGCTCCTGGCGTTGCGCCCGCTCTGAAGATATTCCGTGATGTCTTCGACACTCCACGATTTCAGCCCGGTGCGGGCGGCGCCATCGAGCCGTGGCGCGTACCAGCCGCCCACCTCGTTGCCCGCGAGGGCCTGCGCCTGCTTGTCCGCGCCAAAATAGTTCTTCGGCGTATGGCAGGCGCCGCAATGACCGAGCCCGGTGACGAGATAGCCGCCCCGATTCCACGCCGCGCTCTGGCTCTGGTCCGGTTCGAACAGGCCGGGTTTGAAATAGACCATGTTCCAGATCCGCATCAGGCCGCGATAGCTAAACGGCCAGCGTAGTTCCGGCGGCTTGTTGCGGCTGGTGACGGCCGCGAGCGTTCCGAGATAGGCCCGGATCGCCAGCGTGTCGTCCTTCGTCATCCGCGTGAAATAGGGGTAGGGGAACGCCGGGTAATAGTTGGAGCCGTCTGGGGCGACACCGGTGCGCACGGCGCGAGTGAAATCGGTGTCGGTCCAGGCGCCGATGCCGGTGTCGCGGTCCGGCGTCACGTTCGGGGCATAGATCGCGCCGAATGGTGTGTCGATGCGCTTTCCGCCCGCGAACGGTTTGGCGGGATCGGCGGTGTGGCAGCCGGCACAGTCGCCGGCCTCCACCAGCGACTTGCCGTAGGCGATCAGCTCCGGTGACGGCTCGGCGGCGCCGGCCGCGCTCGCAACCGCACTGCACAACGCCAGGCCCACGAGAGCCAGGCCAGTGAGAATCGTCCGCATCGAAAGCCTCTCCTGCGACCCATCGACGCCGTCCCGGATGACGGGGCGTCAATTCGTTGCGCGACGGCGGGGGTATGGTGACACAAAATGAAAATCGCGGATGCCAATGCAGCCACGAAATTGCGATTTTTACCCGGCGCTCCCTTTGGTCCAGAATTGTGATGCGGAGCGTGAAATATCCGACATAGAGTGGCGGAAATGGTCGGCGCGCCCTAGCTAAAAACAACGGGCAGGCAACGGCTTAAGCAGCCAAGCGCTCAAAAGGGCGGAAGAGGACATAATGGGCATCAACCAGGGTCCGATCAGTCTCGATCAGAAATACACCCAGGACACCGGACATATTTTCACGACGGGCATTCAGGCCCTGGTCCGGCTGCCGATGGCCCAGATCCGGCGCGACCGTGCCGCGGGATTGAACACCGCCGGCTTCATCTCCGGCTATCGCGGCTCGCCGCTCGGCGGCTATGACCAGCAGCTCTTCGCCGCGCGCAAGCATCTCGAGCAGTACAACATCAAGTTCCAGCCCGGCGTGAACGAGGATCTGGCCGCGACCGCGGTCTGGGGCTCGCAGCAGCTCAACCTCTCGCCGGGCGCCAAGTATGACGGCGTGGTCGGCATCTGGTACGGCAAGGGCCCCGGCGTCGATCGCTGCGGCGACGTCTTCCGCCACGGCAATGCCGCGGGCTCCGCCAAGAACGGCGGCGTCTTGTGTCTCGCCGGCGACGACCACGGCGCAAAATCCTCGACGGTCCCGCATCAATCCGACCACGCCTTCATGTCGGCGCTGATGCCCTATCTCTACCCGTCGAGCGTACACGAGATGATCGAGATGGGTCTTCTGGGTATCGCGATGTCGCGCTACTCGGGCTGCTGGGTCGGCATGAAGGTGATCACGGAGACGGTGGAGACCACCGCCGAGATCGACCTCACCGACGAGATGACGCCGTTCGTGATCCCGACCGATTTCGAGATGCCCGAAGGCGGCCTCAATCTGCGCTGGCCCGACGACCGCTTCGCCCAGGACCGCCGCCTGCAGGACTACAAGGGCTTTGCCGCGATCGCCTTTGCACGCGCCAACAAGGTCAATCGCGTCACCATGGACTCGCCCAACGCCCGCTACGGCATCATGGCGTCCGGCAAGAGCTACGAGGATATCCGTCAGGCGCTGCGCGAGCTCGGGATCACGCCCGAGGTCGCCGCCAAGATCGGACTTCGATTGTACAAGATCGGCATGCCGTGGCCTCTGGAGCCGGAAGGCGTCAGGCAATTCGCTGTAGGACTCGAGGAAATCTTCATCATCGAAGAGCGCCGCGAGATCGTCGAGAACCAAGTGAAGCAGGAGCTGTTCAACTGGCGCGACGATGTCCGTCCCCGCATTATCGGCAAGATGGACGATCACGACAAGCGCTTCCTTCCCTTTGCCGAAGAACTCAGCGTCGCCTCGCTGGCGAGCTCGCTGACCGAGCGGCTGCTTCGACTTGATCTCAATCCCGAAATTGCAACGATGCTGCGCGCCAAGGCCGATTGGTTCAACGGCCGCCAGGCGTCGCAAATGCAGGCGACCGCGCCTGTCGCCCGCACCCCGTATTTCTGCTCCGGCTGCCCGCACAACACCT from Bradyrhizobium lupini harbors:
- a CDS encoding trimeric intracellular cation channel family protein, with amino-acid sequence MWSLPPSEYSVLHLLSLVAVAAQGMTAALAAGRRSMDWLGVCFLGCITALGGGTLRDLFLGHYPLAWVQNPIYLALAGGAAFLTILMARLVHRLKLAFIVLDAIGLVVFTMTGCDIAWQMDATLPIVIVSGMVTGCAGGVLRDVLCNDVPLLFRSELYASVSVVTGLFYATAFGLKLNAELWTILTFVLGISFRLLAVRYKWEMPKFVFTEEEEREP
- a CDS encoding cytochrome c translates to MRTILTGLALVGLALCSAVASAAGAAEPSPELIAYGKSLVEAGDCAGCHTADPAKPFAGGKRIDTPFGAIYAPNVTPDRDTGIGAWTDTDFTRAVRTGVAPDGSNYYPAFPYPYFTRMTKDDTLAIRAYLGTLAAVTSRNKPPELRWPFSYRGLMRIWNMVYFKPGLFEPDQSQSAAWNRGGYLVTGLGHCGACHTPKNYFGADKQAQALAGNEVGGWYAPRLDGAARTGLKSWSVEDITEYLQSGRNARSHASGLMAEVVVNSTSKMSDADVRAIAVYLKNLPPARRETIVTPPDDAEMKAGQAIYAKFCIACHEADGSGAPRIYPPLPANALLQSVNPSSTLRIILDGAHTVTTPRAPNTGEMPAYSNQLSDAEIAAVTNYIRNSWGNAAPLVTPAQVARARKQEP